The genomic segment TGGTAAAAAATGCAGTGGAAGGGAATCCAGTTCCAAAGGTGGTATTTGGCAGGAACTCTCCAGTGGAAGCCATACCGAGTATCATTAAACCGACGCGCTTTGGTGAAGTCCAGGTGACTAGAGGTTGCCCCCGCGGTTGCCAGTTCTGCACCATTACGCCAGAAACGTTCAGGTCAATTCCAGTAAGCCAGATCCTCGAGGAAGTCAGGGTTAACGTGGAAAATGGGCAGACAAGCATAAATCTGCTCACAGATGACATTATGCTTTATGGCGGCAGGAAACTTTCCACAAACCATGAAGCCATTGTGAATCTCTTCACTGCGGTTAAGAGAGCTGGTGCAGAGCAGATATACTTCCCGCACGTCTCATCACCTGCAGCACTGGAGAGCCCGAAGACGGTAATGGCCATTGGTGAAATTGCCGAATATGACAAGTATAGGGGCGAGACACCAGTTGTGGGACTTGAATCAGGGAGCGAGCGTATCATATCCAAGTACATGAATGCAAAGCCGTATCCGTGGAAACCTGCTGATTGGAAGAAGGTTATACTTGATTCCACCCCAATATTGAATGACGCCGGAATAACACCATGCTACACTATGACGGTCGGATTTGAGGACGAAACGAACGAAGACGTGGAAAAGAGTATAGACCTGGTGGAGGCCATGATAGACAGCCATTTCCGGTCATGGATTTTCCCACTTGCGGTTATTCCCATGACACCCTCCCACATCGGTGGCGGAGAGTTCCCTAACATTGAAAGATTGCCGTCAAAGTACTGGGATCTCCTTTATACCGCCTGGAAATACGATCTTTATATTTCCAGGCAGATGATGCCCATAATGTCCACAAAAATGGGTAATCCGGTATCGCGTAACATAGTGAACCTAATGACCGACAAGATATTCGCACACATAGATAGCATATTCAGGAAGCTTTCAGAAACTCATGGTATGAAGGCCCATGATTATTCGGAGATCAACCTCGACAACCTATACGGCGTCCTGAGGAGCATGTTCTGGATCGGCAAGGTATCTGTGTTCGGATCAGGATCGGCGAGTTCCAGAACGGTGTAACTAAATGGTAAATCACCGGCAACAGTGATCCATGGGGTTATTGTGCTAAATTGCCTGCTTGGATGGGAAAACCTGGTGCAATATCGCCTTGTGATCCGGGTTTCGCAAGGTGAACTTCCGCATAACCAGGATTAGGATCTGCTATAATCATTAGAGAAACTAGAGTTTTCTTGCAAAGGAATTTCTAACACTCAATGTATTTATCCCAAGAATCATATAAGTGAATAATGTCCAGAAGACTCTCAGGAAAAGTGGTATCTGACATTGGTCTTGGAACGTGGGGAATGGGCGGAAAGACATCACCAGATCCGAGAAATGACAAGAAAGACATTGCAGCCATCAGGTATGCACTGCAGATGGGGATAAATGTTATCGACACTGCTGAGATGTATGCGGGCGGCCACACAGAGGAAATCGTTGCCAAAGCTATTTCGGGATTCGACAGGGAAAAACTGTTCATAATATCTAAGGCATGGCATAATCACCTTAGGCATGATGATCTTATAATGGCTGCAAGACAGAGCATAAGACGTCTCGGGACACCATATCTGGATCTTTACCTGATACACTGGCCAAATCCTTCAGTGCCAATCAGGGAATCAATTGGTGCCAT from the Thermoplasmataceae archaeon genome contains:
- a CDS encoding radical SAM protein yields the protein MHAQIVLTADNGTFSDYGGTSALGYVSCMPARLVPRILMKKIFAPPLVTNRSGEAFKATYPLRKIEASLHSAGMNDVVVTSPEKLEKVIGPETRVLGISVHDPYGLSPVSTKLTMIFGGGQSWTARFFDDLSKKISALKKRYNFTVFVGGPAAWQIAMKRPEWVDVLYNGEAEVDLPLLVKNAVEGNPVPKVVFGRNSPVEAIPSIIKPTRFGEVQVTRGCPRGCQFCTITPETFRSIPVSQILEEVRVNVENGQTSINLLTDDIMLYGGRKLSTNHEAIVNLFTAVKRAGAEQIYFPHVSSPAALESPKTVMAIGEIAEYDKYRGETPVVGLESGSERIISKYMNAKPYPWKPADWKKVILDSTPILNDAGITPCYTMTVGFEDETNEDVEKSIDLVEAMIDSHFRSWIFPLAVIPMTPSHIGGGEFPNIERLPSKYWDLLYTAWKYDLYISRQMMPIMSTKMGNPVSRNIVNLMTDKIFAHIDSIFRKLSETHGMKAHDYSEINLDNLYGVLRSMFWIGKVSVFGSGSASSRTV